In the genome of Natronorubrum daqingense, the window AGGAGTTCTGTCCGCACCTGTTGTGGGCGGTCGGCCACCCGGTCTCGGGCTTGCTCGAGCAACGCCTCGCCGTGTTCGCGAAGCCGTTCTTGCATCGAGTCCGTTCCGAAGTGGGCGAATTCACCGTAGCCACTCTGACTGGGGTCGACGGCGTGGACGACGACGATGTCGTCGGCTTCCTCGAGTGCATACTCGAGTGCTGCCCACCCGGGTTCGGAGTCGTCGAGTGCCACCAGCAACACCATGTTGAATGAGTAGTAACGAGTACACTTGAGTTGTTCCCTTGGTAGCATTGGGCACGGTTGCGCGTCCGGAGACGTGACGAGTGCGAATAACGGAGTGACGAGTGCGAATAACGGAGGGGGAGAAACGACAACACGCGCGCTTCGTGCTTGCATGACCAACGAATGGAATCACACCCGTCGCAGTAGTACGTTTGTGAAGTTCAACCACGATGAGCACGAAAACGCCACGGAAAGCCGACATTCTCCGACCGATACAGAACACGTCGACGACGTACTTCGTGTTAGTTGCCGTTGCCGGGCTAGCGTTCGCCCTCTTCCTCGTCGGATGGATCTACCAGCTCTAT includes:
- a CDS encoding universal stress protein gives rise to the protein MVLLVALDDSEPGWAALEYALEEADDIVVVHAVDPSQSGYGEFAHFGTDSMQERLREHGEALLEQARDRVADRPQQVRTELLVGPPASSVVTHVSEHDVDRVVVGSHGRSGVSRVLLGSVAEQIARRAPVPVTIVR